A stretch of the Elephas maximus indicus isolate mEleMax1 chromosome 3, mEleMax1 primary haplotype, whole genome shotgun sequence genome encodes the following:
- the DDI2 gene encoding protein DDI1 homolog 2 isoform X3 — protein MSSLPTSDGFNHLAHPSGQSPEIGNHTSLTRSVSASVCPAKPSDPDSLEPETVKASKASAEFQITSEKIEHLLPLQDLSDHASSTDSAPADQSASMPLKNSSKEAVVADNLKKSTEESTQGLKIHLYTRQETGLSVATTRMREPQMFLSEEGWHPEYQNLSQVNGLQHHEEPGNEQHEVVEQNASHDPEHLCNTGDPELLRERQWNQQKCVDLEDEMKGDRQNVDLGTEKNTLPSGCFGCSNLETLMEVDIVEESLVAVFNSAGSQNASVKNIGASDATLDNPLMEVETSKCNPSSEILSNSISTQDLQLQETNVEMSATNKEYGNYSPSLSLCGSCQPSVESTEESYSSITTALKELHELLVISSNPASENTSEEVVSRSETGAEGQTNTQDLSELWTQNEALPTTQEEQHSPVSFHQAVPVSAKTETLTGTSPGTGIEDIENINCRGPSDGMHTDQESVPRSRESVNDRSSVPLASAKTPDQLHCTLGTEASPKLLAGEDALNQISEQTKPLPFSFILVKDLSQCTQNPMTNRPETREDVCREVTRPFLEFEPPASHPSHPSILPPLIFPAADIDRILHAGFTLQEALGALHRVGGNADLALLVLLAKNIVVPT, from the coding sequence ATGTCATCGTTACCAACTTCAGATGGATTTAACCATCTAGCCCATCCTTCAGGACAGAGTCCTGAGATTGGTAATCATACGAGTCTTACTCGCTCTGTCTCTGCTTCGGTCTGCCCTGCAAAGCCCAGTGACCCAGATAGCCTTGAACCTGAAACTGTCAAGGCTTCGAAGGCTTCAGCTGAGTTCCAGATAACCTCTGAAAAGATAGAGCATCTTCTTCCTCTACAGGATCTTTCTGATCATGCTTCTTCAACAGACAGTGCTCCAGCAGACCAGAGTGCATCTATGCCTTTGAAGAATTCATCAAAAGAAGCAGTCGTTGCAGATAATCTAAAGAAGTCTACTGAAGAAAGCACCCAGGGCCTCAAAATTCATCTCTATACAAGACAGGAAACTGGTTTATCTGTCGCAACTACTAGGATGCGTGAACCGCAAATGTTTCTCAGCGAAGAGGGCTGGCATCCAGAATATCAGAATCTGAGTCAAGTAAATGGCCTTCAGCACCATGAAGAACCAGGGAATGAACAGCACGAGGTTGTAGAACAGAATGCTTCGCATGACCCAGAACATCTTTGTAACACAGGGGACCCTGAACTTCTTAGAGAAAGGCAATGGAACCAACAAAAATGTGTTGATTTAGAAGATGAGATGAAAGGGGACAGGCAGAACGTAGACCTAGGTACAGAGAAAAATACTCTACCATCAGGATGCTTTGGCTGCTCTAATTTGGAAACACTTATGGAAGTAGACATTGTTGAAGAGTCCCTGGTTGCTGTGTTTAATTCAGCAGGCAGTCAGAATGCCAGTGTCAAGAACATTGGTGCATCTGATGCCACGCTAGATAATCCCTTAATGGAAGTAGAAACATCAAAATGTAACCCTTCATCTGAAATTTTATCTAATTCCATTTCCACTCAGGATTTACAGCTCCAAGAAACTAATGTTGAAATGTCTGCAACAAATAAAGAATATGGCAATTATTCCCCCTCTTTAAGTCTTTGTGGCAGTTGTCAGCCCTCTGTGGAGTCAACAGAGGAATCATATTCATCTATAACGACAGCTTTGAAGGAACTTCATGAGCTTTTAGTCATTAGTAGTAACCCAGCTTCAGAAAATACATCTGAAGAAGTTGTCAGCCGATCAGAAACAGGAGCTGAGGGCCAAACAAATACTCAAGACCTTTCTGAATTATGGACCCAAAATGAGGCTCTTCCAACTACCCAGGAAGAACAGCATTCACCAGTCTCCTTCCACCAGGCTGTACCTGTATCGGCGAAGACAGAAACATTAACAGGCACTTCACCTGGCACTGGAATAGAGGATATAGAAAATATTAACTGCAGGGGTCCAAGTGATGGCATGCATACTGATCAAGAAAGTGTCCCCAGGTCTAGGGAATCAGTAAACGACAGAAGTTCTGTCCCTCTAGCCTCAGCTAAAACACCTGATCAACTGCACTGCACCCTGGGTACAGAAGCTTCCCCCAAACTTTTAGCAGGTGAGGATGCACTCAACCAGATTTCTGAGCAAACTAAGCCCTTGCCATTCAGTTTCATATTGGTTAAAGACTTGAGTCAGTGCACGCAGAATCCAATGACAAACAGGCCTGAAACCAGAGAAGATGTCTGTCGTGAAGTGACCAGACCGTTCCTTGAGTTTGAACCACCTGCCAGCCACCCATCACATCCCTCCATTCTTCCACCATTGATTTTTCCTGCTGCAGACATTGACCGGATCCTCCATGCTGGCTTTACTTTGCAGGAAGCTCTTGGGGCTTTGCATCGAGTTGGCGGAAATGCAGACCTTGCTCTTCTTGTTTTGCTAGCAAAGAACATTGTAGTTCCTACATAA